The nucleotide sequence TCCATCGATCTCGGGCGTTGAATCCATGAGAACGTATGGGAAGTCATGCACGGCCGCTTAAAAATGAGAAAACAACAGTGTTTGCCTTCTTTGTTgttgtccttcttcttcttcttcttctccttcttactCACGTAAATGCTAAGTTGCTTTCGGGTTTATGTGCATGGGATCGATGCTTGTTATCGCTGCTTTTGGCTGGCTGGCTGCTGCTCGCATGGCTAACGATCTCAGGGGGCAATTAGCACTGAGCTGGTTCACTAGGTTGAGGTAGACGCTCAGGTCATGGCAGGCCACCACATTGGCCGTCGGCTGCCCGGGGAGACGGAGCTCCCTGCCGATGTCGGCGTACACCCACCCGGTCTTCGACAGTAACCAGCTGGGTATCGATCCGTTTTCCTTGTCCTCCGCCACGCTCTGGTCCTCCACCACAAAGCCCGGAACCTTGGTTATGACGTCCTGCGTGTTCACGATCCGGAGCACCTTGATCCCGCTCTCTTCGAGCCGACGCCGGAAGCTTGCATTGCCGACGCGAGGGCCGCCGAACGATACCACCGTGACCATCGGTGCATCCTGGAACGCGGTTGTGATGTCGTGTGCGGTAAGGACGGCGAGGGCCGCGCCCAGGCTGTGGCCCGTTACCGTGATGCTGAGAGGATTCCCTCGCCCGCCGTACTTGACGATGAGCCTTCGTATTTCCTGGCGTATCTGGTCACGCAGGCTGCAGCTGGTTGAACTGGAGGAGGTGAAGAGACTCCAGAACCCACGCTCGACCATGGGCTCCGCCGCGTCGGAGCCCAATGCGGCTGGCACGGCGACGGAGGGGAGATGCGTGAGGGTGGCCCGAAGGTTCTCGAGCCACTCGAGGCAGGTGGCCGTGCCGCGGAACGAGATGACGATGTCACGCCGGCCCAGCCGCTCGATCTCGTCCTCGTCTTGGCACTCGGCGACGTACCCGATCCAGCTGGTGCAGCGAGAGAACCATGCGGGGGCTCCAGGTTCGGCCCAGCGAGGGAGGCGCGCACCAGAGGTCGCAGTGAGGTTCCGTGTGACGCAGTAGCCGGTATCGGGGATGCCTGCGTGGCGGAGGAGAGAGCGCTTGGGGAAGCGGCAAGCGCCGTAGGTGGGGGACGAGTGATCGAAATCGAAGCAGGTGTAGGCGACGCGGGCGAACTCGCCGTAGCGGAGGATCTCGGACCGGAGCGCGTCGTCGAGCGGGTCGAGGAGGCCGTCCCAGTTGTTGGCCCCCTGGTACTCCCTCCACCGCTTTCCGATTGTCACGGTGGTCGGGCGACCGGAGGGGATGGCCGTCGAGGTGGAAGCGACGATGGTGTAGCGCCGCGGGTCCGTCACCAGAGAGGACGACCGCGAGACACCGAGTGCCAGCCTCATTCCGGTCGAATTCACCTAAGCCAACAGTTGGGCTGCAACAGGCGCAGCAGCTTACTCTCGTGTTATTGGAGTCAGAGCAAGGAAGGAAGACCTCCTTCTTGGGCAAGATTTATAGTGGGAGGGGaatgagacagagagagagagtgtgtgtgtgtgtgtgtgtgtgacgtctctttcttcttttcgtcTCCTACCCTCGTGGAGGGAAGCGTGTAACACGAGGGTCGGTTTGCTGGTTGAGGTCACCGACCCAATCGGACCGCTCGGTTCGGTTCGATCTCGTGAGGTGGCGCTAATCGGGTTCGATTTGGGCGGGGTTGTGAGTCGTCACGCGATTCGCGAGCGGCCGCGCATCGACTTTGTGACCGTATGGTGGAGCCAATTTGGGCCCATTTGAGATTGGGACCCAAACCGAGTCCGGCTTTGATTGGCTGACGACATTTGGGCCCACTAAACGTTACTATAAAGATTTCGTGATTTAGTTACGTAGACGAATGCTTTTTTCCCcccaatttaaatatatattttttaaaattatgaaaatgcACACTTTTGTAGTTAATTTGAGTTCTATAGAAAAATTAAATACATGTTTTTTATGTAATATTTGAATGGGAGTAAGTAATTCTTTTTACATTAGCCAACCGCATTAGTTAATGTCTTCTTAATAAATAGGGGAATGTGGCTCAGCCTTGACATCTATAAAATTGGATTTAATACTATGCTTGACAAATACATACTCATGCATGAAATCATTAAATGTGGATTTCTAATAAACGAGTCAGCTAATTCAATCGGTTactgataatttatcataatatCCTAAACTCGAATTttacttttattatttatcttcgtGTTAGGTTTAATTATGTATTTATTTTctctaattaattatttttgttattttgatttctctactttcaaaagttatattgagatatatatttttatgaaagtaaaatattaaaaattttatatagaattaaaaaatatatttttacgaggttaaaaattaatatttaaaatataatttaggaatgttaatgtaattttttaaaatataaatattaaaatattaaatataattaaaatataaaaaaaatatataattaatcccttCATACCATCAGCCCAATTCCCAACAGCAATCTCAAGCGAAGCTCACAATCTACTCGTGCACGTACTCTGTTCCTTCACGTTCCTCGACACGTTCATGGCATCCATGCCAATCACACTTGTATGTGAAGCCATTAAAGCTGGCCCGACTTCTACCAAAGATGTGGAATTTTCCTTCTATATCTCCTCAGCGTCATGCGCTGAGTTCCTTAGATTGGTACGTAATAGGCAGCCAATTCTTTGGTGATGCATTAATTTTACGTACTTATAGTCCCTTTCTATGTTGGATAGAAAGGAGAATGAGATAAGAAGCGACGTTCCTTTCAACCTGTCTTCCCTCACATTAAAGTGGGGAGCTCTCCTACCATCCACTGCTCAAagtcggagagagagagagagtatgtcTTACATGTATGATTAGTCCACATCGGTAATATTAAGATCGGtttataagagtctgatgagtgtattactattaACGTTGATAGACTAGTTAGTCTCTCAGGTCGTGATAGAGAGAGCCGTAGATGGCTCACAAAAAATGATAAATCAACATATACTGTACATACTACattatacaaaaataataatgataaaaaaaatttctatgtTCAAATTATATTTTCAGTGATGATATATGATGAGATGATCACACGTGTCgataaaatcaagataaatataaataaatatttaaattttataactataaatattttaatataaaaattttaaactaaaaaaaattagatactaaatagatataattataattagtcCATTTGAGTCATTTGGATACCATTTGCTACATCTTATTATAACTCCTTTCTTTTAAATAAGTGTTAATACAAGCAAATAGTTTCATTTAATTGTCATCGTATGCATTTCCTCAACACAAATCAACCTCTTCTAGACGTAGAaactcaacaaaaaaaaaaagttaattcgaaTATATTTTACCAATATATATTATCGATGATCAAAATCGTTTATATCATTACGTGTGATGATTACTTCTCATTTCTCACCCATCAACTAAGGATTGCCCGGTCAACCTTGCATCTCGATCGTCCACCTGATCTGATCAATCCGAGAAATTAAGATGACAGAAGGAAAATGTAATGAGCAATTTTGGAGTGACCATTAATACCTGCAGTACTTAAAATCTCATGGAATTGAATTGGACATGATATTATTAGGACACTTTAAAGAGCATATTTATGTCGGAAGGATAATATGGATTGGTTCAGTGTAAATGGGCCGGCCTTCTATGGCAGCCTCGAACCCGGTCCACATAATTGTGTGGACCGAATCGCCGCCAGTCCCAAAAGCCACACGTTCCCGCGCTAACATTTGCCGGCGCCCAAACCCTCCCGCCGCCGCGCGACTTCGCGGCTTGGTACTCCGTCTCCGCCCGCATCTCGACACCGCAAACCTcgatggcggaggaggaggagggggatggCAGGACGACGGGCTCGAAGCCCATCTGCACCATCTGCTACGAGGACCTCAAGCCCCTCGTCGAACACCTCCAGGCCGCCCCCATCTGCGGCCACGTCTTCCACGAGCTCTGGTAATTACTCGTCTCACCTTCTGATCTCGGCTACGATGCTGCTGCTCTCGATCAGGATCTCATGTGACAGAACAGCCTGCAGCAGTGGTTCGAGTATTGCCCCGCCGGCAAAAAGCCGATCTGCCCCGTCTGCAATCAGTCCTGCCCCCTGCGCCGGCCCACCCGCCTCTACTTCCAGTCAGCCGGCGACTCCGCCGCCGCTACCCAGACGACCATCACCTCCTTCGTCTCCCAGCGGCCTTCCTCCGAGGCCTTGGCTGCGGAGGTCGGGAGGTTGGAGCTCAAGCTCGCCTCCCTCACTGCCAAATTCGAGATCCAGGAGACCCATCTCAAGGAATTGAACGACGAGGTAGGGTATTGGAAACGTGCTTTGCTCTTGCCGCGAGATCCATTTTGATCGATCGAGTGACGATTGTCGCTTTATTGGCCAAGGTGTCTTCTTGGAAGGAATCAGCCACACGGGAAGAGGCCAAAAGGCTAGCTGTCAAGAAAGAGAAAGAGCGCATCGAGCAGTTTCTTCATGCGAAAACGGAGGTAAAACCCTTTTTTGTCTACCCATCGtgtagcactttgttaccctttcagatGCTGTGTGTTCAAAGCTAAAAGTTGTGCTAGGAACTGAATAGAAAATCGTTGGAGTGCCTAAGGCTAGAGGAGAGGAACTTGGGATTGGGTAAAGAACTCGCGGCGCTCAAGCTGTAAGCGAAGCTGCTTCCTTTGTGGCACCTGAATTCAGTTTATGATTCTTCCCCTTGTTCTTAATGTCATTGATCGATGCTTCAGTGCGACAGACCTCAATCTGGGGGAAGAAGAAATGGTGAAGCTTGCATCACTAGGTCATGGGTGTAACCATGATAATGCAATTGACGTTATGAAGAGGTCGCTTGCCCTGCGCAACAAGTAGGTCTCACAAATTGTCACGGTAGACTACTGTGGTCAGTGTTTTGACCTGACCAAATGCTTTTTCACTAGCCTATGATTTAAGAATTTTCTGTCATATTTTGTGGAATCTAAtttcttatgttactcatcataTAATGATCATGACTTGACTGCATTCACCAAGATATATCAAGACTCCACATTTGCCTCCATCACAAGTGAATTAACTAAAATTTTAGATTGttcatattttctatttttcGTTTCCAAACAGAATGGTGGCTCCTGGTGTGCCGTAGGACCAAATTTATTTCACTCTCAAGACCGGCCAATGCACCAGCTTATTGTCATATTCAACTTGCCTGTATGCTTACTAACTTTATCTCAATTGTCCAAAAGTGAAATGAATAATCTAACATGATTTCCACGGTATAACCTTTGCTTGCACAGTCTATACCGGAAAATTGCAGAGGCAATAAGTGATGAGGAATCCTAACATAAATTTCGCAAACTCAAGTGGTATTGTTACATAGGTGCCTGTTTCCATTTGATGTATGTAAAGCTTGTGATGAGAATATATTCCATGTTTTGCATCAAAAGTTGTAGAGTTTTTGTATCCAGTTTGTCTTTCTTACTAATCATATACTTGTTTCGTGATTGATAGCGATGAGTTAAAGATCTTAATGTGTGTCCTTTAAGTAGATAAATGTGATATTCTTCCTGGTTAAGACGTTTTATGCCCTCCCAGAACCGCATCCGCTACTTAATTCACTTGGCTTTATCTCAATAAGCTGGTCAGCCAACCAAAAAGAAGTAATTCAACTTTACAATCCATTTCATGATATCAGGGTCTTCTTGGTCGATATAGATCGTTCAAGTAACAAATGCACTGTTTTAACCATGTTGCACAACTGTGGGTGTGCTAAGGCAAGTGGCTTGTCAAGGGACTAGTTCAGAAATAGTAATCAGACAAGTGGCTTGTCAAGGGAGCAAAGGTTCAGCATGAAATGCCTTGCACTATAATCATATTAAGAAACTATTTCTTTGCCACATTGTAGACGTGTGTGAATACAGCAACTGTCCCCAGCGACGAAAGAGAAAATGGTGAATGCAGGGTAAAACATGCCTCATGCATCTATTTGTGTTTCCatatattgaaatatatatatcagAACTTCATATCTATTCCACAACTCTTTCAagaaacaagattttgttgctTCAGGGATTCACATAATTTGGGTCTTGAGCATTTTGTACTTTGAGGTTGCATTGGTAAGCAGAGGCAGTGGTTCTCTTGAATTCTGACTTGAACTAAGTTAGTAGACAAATGCTGATTGAGGATTCGATCCTGTAATTCCTTTAATCTTTGTTGCATTATCAAGGTGTTGTTTCACTCAGAGGTGTTTTCGTGTCCATCTAGCAGATCCATTTTGACATTCTTTTATCCATTATGCTTGAATTTGTGTAGCACTAATTTACTGCTAATTTATGTTTTCAATGGTCTTTATAGGAGCTACAAGGAACTGATGGCTCAGTGCAACAATTTAGGAAGAGCAGAGACTCGCTCACGTCAGAATCTCGACAAGGCCATTGAGAAAATAAGGAAAATGAAGGTGAGTCTTTTATAAGTATTCATATTGTGTTTCCCTTGAACTTGCCATCTCATGTCGCTAACTTCAGGAATTTTTTTTTGGTTCATTGTCCCAGATGAGGATACAAGAACTGGAGAAGGCGCTTGAAGATAAAGAAAATGGCTTTCTCAGGGACCTGAAAGCTTCTAAGAAACGTAAAGCTAAAGGGTTAGATTCAAATTACACTTCAGATAACCTCAAACTCCCACACACTGCAGATCCCCCAACAGAAGATCATTCTAAGAATACTACTCTACACTATTTAAACAGCATCTCTGGAGGTTTACAAGCCCATAATGATTTGGCTTCACCTGCTGACAAGGATAAAAATTTTGCAATggatctaaatgatgatgctagcTTCTTTGATGTAGATGCTCTTAAACACCGTCCAAGCTTGCATGAGGATCTATATCGACAATCTGATACCGGAAATCAATCTGAATTGTATAAAAGTGCAGATATCCAGAAAAGATCTTCATGTGAGCAAGATGCTTCCTCTTGTCCCAACAGAGAAGCGTATTCAATCTGTAAACCAAGTGATGCTTCTGGCAAGTCATGGATTCCAGACATTTCTAAGCACAGAACAGAGAACACTGAT is from Musa acuminata AAA Group cultivar baxijiao unplaced genomic scaffold, Cavendish_Baxijiao_AAA HiC_scaffold_1035, whole genome shotgun sequence and encodes:
- the LOC135665688 gene encoding uncharacterized protein LOC135665688 isoform X1 → MAASNPVHIIVWTESPPVPKATRSRANICRRPNPPAAARLRGLVLRLRPHLDTANLDGGGGGGGWQDDGLEAHLHHLLRGPQAPRRTPPGRPHLRPRLPRALWFEYCPAGKKPICPVCNQSCPLRRPTRLYFQSAGDSAAATQTTITSFVSQRPSSEALAAEVGRLELKLASLTAKFEIQETHLKELNDEVSSWKESATREEAKRLAVKKEKERIEQFLHAKTEELNRKSLECLRLEERNLGLGKELAALKLATDLNLGEEEMVKLASLGHGCNHDNAIDVMKRSLALRNKSYKELMAQCNNLGRAETRSRQNLDKAIEKIRKMKMRIQELEKALEDKENGFLRDLKASKKRKAKGLDSNYTSDNLKLPHTADPPTEDHSKNTTLHYLNSISGGLQAHNDLASPADKDKNFAMDLNDDASFFDVDALKHRPSLHEDLYRQSDTGNQSELYKSADIQKRSSCEQDASSCPNREAYSICKPSDASGKSWIPDISKHRTENTDEHGGRSQIDSTWVKEVLSIDNITKKKPSAENITETQACNAAAIHGDGCFPGVLGTSIVNKNVGRWCKQVLKKPSSSLGMEASKSSGDLIAVGADGRGGRIKILRSGGHSLSMQPQSPSSKKSKYEANRTSQLQIERFFRKPKTHEG
- the LOC135665683 gene encoding phospholipase A(1) DAD1, chloroplastic-like; the encoded protein is MRLALGVSRSSSLVTDPRRYTIVASTSTAIPSGRPTTVTIGKRWREYQGANNWDGLLDPLDDALRSEILRYGEFARVAYTCFDFDHSSPTYGACRFPKRSLLRHAGIPDTGYCVTRNLTATSGARLPRWAEPGAPAWFSRCTSWIGYVAECQDEDEIERLGRRDIVISFRGTATCLEWLENLRATLTHLPSVAVPAALGSDAAEPMVERGFWSLFTSSSSTSCSLRDQIRQEIRRLIVKYGGRGNPLSITVTGHSLGAALAVLTAHDITTAFQDAPMVTVVSFGGPRVGNASFRRRLEESGIKVLRIVNTQDVITKVPGFVVEDQSVAEDKENGSIPSWLLSKTGWVYADIGRELRLPGQPTANVVACHDLSVYLNLVNQLSANCPLRSLAMRAAASQPKAAITSIDPMHINPKAT
- the LOC135665688 gene encoding uncharacterized protein LOC135665688 isoform X4; the protein is MAEEEEGDGRTTGSKPICTICYEDLKPLVEHLQAAPICGHVFHELCLQQWFEYCPAGKKPICPVCNQSCPLRRPTRLYFQSAGDSAAATQTTITSFVSQRPSSEALAAEVGRLELKLASLTAKFEIQETHLKELNDEVSSWKESATREEAKRLAVKKEKERIEQFLHAKTEELNRKSLECLRLEERNLGLGKELAALKLATDLNLGEEEMVKLASLGHGCNHDNAIDVMKRSLALRNKSYKELMAQCNNLGRAETRSRQNLDKAIEKIRKMKMRIQELEKALEDKENGFLRDLKASKKRKAKGLDSNYTSDNLKLPHTADPPTEDHSKNTTLHYLNSISGGLQAHNDLASPADKDKNFAMDLNDDASFFDVDALKHRPSLHEDLYRQSDTGNQSELYKSADIQKRSSCEQDASSCPNREAYSICKPSDASGKSWIPDISKHRTENTDEHGGRSQIDSTWVKEVLSIDNITKKKPSAENITETQACNAAAIHGDGCFPGVLGTSIVNKNVGRWCKQVLKKPSSSLGMEASKSSGDLIAVGADGRGGRIKILRSGGHSLSMQPQSPSSKKSKYEANRTSQLQIERFFRKPKTHEG
- the LOC135665688 gene encoding uncharacterized protein LOC135665688 isoform X6, whose amino-acid sequence is MAEEEEGDGRTTGSKPICTICYEDLKPLVEHLQAAPICGHVFHELCLQQWFEYCPAGKKPICPVCNQSCPLRRPTRLYFQSAGDSAAATQTTITSFVSQRPSSEALAAEVGRLELKLASLTAKFEIQETHLKELNDEVSSWKESATREEAKRLAVKKEKERIEQFLHAKTEELNRKSLECLRLEERNLGLGKELAALKLATDLNLGEEEMVKLASLGHGCNHDNAIDVMKRSLALRNKSYKELMAQCNNLGRAETRSRQNLDKAIEKIRKMKMRIQELEKALEDKENGFLRDLKASKKRKAKGISGGLQAHNDLASPADKDKNFAMDLNDDASFFDVDALKHRPSLHEDLYRQSDTGNQSELYKSADIQKRSSCEQDASSCPNREAYSICKPSDASGKSWIPDISKHRTENTDEHGGRSQIDSTWVKEVLSIDNITKKKPSAENITETQACNAAAIHGDGCFPGVLGTSIVNKNVGRWCKQVLKKPSSSLGMEASKSSGDLIAVGADGRGGRIKILRSGGHSLSMQPQSPSSKKSKYEANRTSQLQIERFFRKPKTHEG
- the LOC135665688 gene encoding uncharacterized protein LOC135665688 isoform X5, which codes for MAEEEEGDGRTTGSKPICTICYEDLKPLVEHLQAAPICGHVFHELCLQQWFEYCPAGKKPICPVCNQSCPLRRPTRLYFQSAGDSAAATQTTITSFVSQRPSSEALAAEVGRLELKLASLTAKFEIQETHLKELNDEVSSWKESATREEAKRLAVKKEKERIEQFLHAKTEELNRKSLECLRLEERNLGLGKELAALKLATDLNLGEEEMVKLASLGHGCNHDNAIDVMKRSLALRNKSYKELMAQCNNLGRAETRSRQNLDKAIEKIRKMKMRIQELEKALEDKENGFLRDLKASKKRKAKGLDSNYTSDNLKLPHTADPPTEDHSKNTTLHYLNSISGGLQAHNDLASPADKDKNFAMDLNDDASFFDVDALKHRPSLHEDLYRQSDTGNQSELYKSADIQKRSSCEQDASSCPNREAYSICKPSDASGKSWIPDISKHRTENTDEHGGRSQIDSTWVKEVLSIDNITKKKPSAENITETQACNAAAIHGDGCFPGVLGTSIVNKNVGRWCKQVLKKPSSSLGMEASKSSGDLIAVGADGRGGRIKILRSGGHSLPQSPSSKKSKYEANRTSQLQIERFFRKPKTHEG
- the LOC135665688 gene encoding uncharacterized protein LOC135665688 isoform X2, encoding MAASNPVHIIVWTESPPVPKATRSRANICRRPNPPAAARLRGLVLRLRPHLDTANLDGGGGGGGWQDDGLEAHLHHLLRGPQAPRRTPPGRPHLRPRLPRALWFEYCPAGKKPICPVCNQSCPLRRPTRLYFQSAGDSAAATQTTITSFVSQRPSSEALAAEVGRLELKLASLTAKFEIQETHLKELNDEVSSWKESATREEAKRLAVKKEKERIEQFLHAKTEELNRKSLECLRLEERNLGLGKELAALKLATDLNLGEEEMVKLASLGHGCNHDNAIDVMKRSLALRNKSYKELMAQCNNLGRAETRSRQNLDKAIEKIRKMKMRIQELEKALEDKENGFLRDLKASKKRKAKGLDSNYTSDNLKLPHTADPPTEDHSKNTTLHYLNSISGGLQAHNDLASPADKDKNFAMDLNDDASFFDVDALKHRPSLHEDLYRQSDTGNQSELYKSADIQKRSSCEQDASSCPNREAYSICKPSDASGKSWIPDISKHRTENTDEHGGRSQIDSTWVKEVLSIDNITKKKPSAENITETQACNAAAIHGDGCFPGVLGTSIVNKNVGRWCKQVLKKPSSSLGMEASKSSGDLIAVGADGRGGRIKILRSGGHSLPQSPSSKKSKYEANRTSQLQIERFFRKPKTHEG
- the LOC135665688 gene encoding uncharacterized protein LOC135665688 isoform X3, yielding MAASNPVHIIVWTESPPVPKATRSRANICRRPNPPAAARLRGLVLRLRPHLDTANLDGGGGGGGWQDDGLEAHLHHLLRGPQAPRRTPPGRPHLRPRLPRALWFEYCPAGKKPICPVCNQSCPLRRPTRLYFQSAGDSAAATQTTITSFVSQRPSSEALAAEVGRLELKLASLTAKFEIQETHLKELNDEVSSWKESATREEAKRLAVKKEKERIEQFLHAKTEELNRKSLECLRLEERNLGLGKELAALKLATDLNLGEEEMVKLASLGHGCNHDNAIDVMKRSLALRNKSYKELMAQCNNLGRAETRSRQNLDKAIEKIRKMKMRIQELEKALEDKENGFLRDLKASKKRKAKGISGGLQAHNDLASPADKDKNFAMDLNDDASFFDVDALKHRPSLHEDLYRQSDTGNQSELYKSADIQKRSSCEQDASSCPNREAYSICKPSDASGKSWIPDISKHRTENTDEHGGRSQIDSTWVKEVLSIDNITKKKPSAENITETQACNAAAIHGDGCFPGVLGTSIVNKNVGRWCKQVLKKPSSSLGMEASKSSGDLIAVGADGRGGRIKILRSGGHSLSMQPQSPSSKKSKYEANRTSQLQIERFFRKPKTHEG